The Candidatus Poribacteria bacterium genome includes a window with the following:
- a CDS encoding Gfo/Idh/MocA family oxidoreductase: MTKCALISGRGMGMMHGGNFHAHSDAEVVAVCDMDPELLANAKEHFGVPGYPTIEELLANCDPDLVLLIVNETRRIPPLRQLLEAGQNVFTEKPLCGLEGQDRVREEDLGIAAPAIATWRDSNLKFGIDFNYRFMHHFRKLHDDVAEGRLGEIRMVHARAHFNCWSHVIDQILWTVGRPEWVSVVGDPNESGGWRRLIHIGWENGVIGSLSGTNLWGYDDHPLRVKVLGDEFYAEAKGLEGAYVRRKANSSEIEEVWEAEEGNPEMPESFKRMADGVIKAMHADTAFPADGEAAWNELVFEAALHRSALQNNARVFLADVEADAFA, translated from the coding sequence ATGACAAAATGTGCACTTATCAGCGGTAGAGGTATGGGGATGATGCACGGCGGGAATTTCCACGCCCATTCGGATGCGGAGGTCGTGGCTGTCTGCGATATGGATCCTGAACTCCTCGCGAACGCGAAAGAACACTTCGGCGTACCGGGGTATCCAACAATTGAGGAGCTTTTGGCGAATTGTGACCCGGATCTTGTCCTGCTCATTGTCAATGAGACCCGACGTATCCCACCGCTGCGCCAACTGCTCGAAGCCGGACAGAATGTCTTCACAGAGAAACCGCTCTGTGGATTAGAGGGACAGGATCGTGTCCGTGAAGAGGACCTCGGCATTGCGGCACCTGCTATCGCAACGTGGCGCGACTCCAACCTTAAATTCGGGATTGATTTCAACTACCGATTTATGCACCATTTCCGTAAATTGCACGACGATGTTGCCGAGGGACGGTTGGGTGAGATTCGCATGGTACACGCGCGCGCACACTTCAACTGTTGGTCTCACGTGATTGATCAGATTCTCTGGACGGTTGGGAGACCGGAGTGGGTAAGCGTTGTCGGGGATCCGAATGAAAGTGGTGGTTGGAGACGTTTGATTCATATCGGTTGGGAAAATGGCGTTATCGGTTCTCTCAGCGGTACAAACCTATGGGGTTACGATGATCATCCGCTCCGCGTCAAGGTGCTTGGGGATGAATTTTACGCCGAGGCAAAAGGTCTGGAAGGTGCTTACGTCCGCAGAAAAGCGAATAGTTCTGAGATAGAGGAAGTCTGGGAAGCAGAGGAAGGCAACCCGGAAATGCCGGAGTCTTTCAAGCGGATGGCTGATGGTGTGATTAAAGCGATGCATGCCGATACAGCCTTCCCCGCGGACGGTGAAGCCGCATGGAATGAACTGGTGTTTGAGGCGGCCTTGCATAGATCGGCTTTGCAGAATAATGCGCGTGTATTTCTGGCAGATGTCGAAGCAGACGCATTTGCTTAA